The genomic stretch TCGATGTGCAGCCACTGGCGGCGCAGCTCGCCGGTGAACTCCCGCAGGTAGAGCGCGGCCAGCACGGATCCGGGCCCCTGCGTCGACGCGCTGTGCAGGTCGGCCAGGTCGCTGCCGAGGTGCTCGACGTAGTCGGCGGCCAGCGGCATCCGCCAGGCGGACTCGCCGGCCACAGCCATGGCGTCCAGCAGGTCACCGGCCAACTGGTCGTTGTCGCTGTAGAGCGCGCCGGTGCGGGTGCCGAGCGCGACCGCGTTCGCCCCGGTCAGCGTGGCCAGGTCGATCAGCAGGTCGGGCTTGAGTTCCTGCACGGCGTACGCCAGCGCGTCGGCGAGGACCAGCCGACCCTCGGCGTCGGAGTTGGTCGTCTCACTGGTCAGGCCGCCGTAGTGCCGGACGATGTCGCCGGGGCGGAACGCCGAGCCGCTGACCATGTTCTCGGCCAACGGGGCGAGCGTGGTGATCCGGACCGGCAGCCGCAGGGCCGCCGCGCCGAGGGTGGCCGCGACGACGGCCGCCGCCCCGGCCATGTCCTTGCGCATCAGCTTCATCGCCGGCACAGGCTTGATCGAGATGCCGCCGGTGTCGAAGGTGATGCCCTTGCCGACCAGCACCACGTGGGTACGGGCGTCGGCCGGGTGCCAGTCCAGCTCGACCAGGCGGGGGCTGCTGGCCGAGCCGCCGCCCACCGCGAGGATCCCGCCGAATCCCTCGGCGGCCAGTTGCTCCGGCTCGCGTACTCGCAGCGCGAGTCCGGGCAGGTCGGCGGCGGCCTCGGTGACCTGGGCGGCGAACCACTCCGGGTTCTTGATGGAGGAGGGGGTGTTGGTCAGGTCGCGGGCCAGCCGGGTCATGTCGGCGGTCGTCCGGGCCGCCGCGACGGCTTGCGCGTGGGCCTCGGGGTCGCTGACCGCCAGGTCGACCTCGGTCAGTACGGGGGCGTCCGGGTCGTCGCCGAGACGAAACCGGTACGAGCCGAGCAGCAGGCCCTCGACCAGCCCGCGCACCGCGTCGGGCCCCGCCTCCGCAGGCAGCACTACTGTGACATGCGTCTCATCTCGGGCTGCCCGGACCAGTCCGGCGCCCGCCGCGCGCCACGCCGCCTCGTCCGCCTCACCCACGCCGAGCAGCAGCAGGCGGGCCGGTGTGCCGCCCGGTCGCACCTGGGTGTGGACCTGCCCGGGACGGCCGGTGACGCGGGCCAGCGGAACCAGCGCGGCAGCCTCGTCGGCGATCCCCGTGGGCAGCGTCGCCCCGGTGGGCACCGGCTCGGCCGGTGTGTCGTCGCCGGCACCGGACCGGACGGGCAGGGCCAGGATGTCGAGCCGGTCCGGCTCGGCGGTCAGACGGATGGCGAGCACGCGGAGCCGTACCTCCTGAGGACGATCGCCGGGGCGGCTGCCCGGCGAGATGGTGTGAAGGCCCTGAGCCACCGGCTCAGCCGGTGGCTCAGGGCTTTGACGAACCGTCCGCGGCGGCGAGCGTCGCCGACGCACCGGCCTTGTTCAGCCGGCGGCCGCTTTCAGCGCGTCACCGAGCGCCGTCGCCTCGTCGGGAGTCATCTCGACGACGAGCCGGCCACCGCCCTCCAGTGGGACCCGCATGACGATGCCCCGGCCCTCCTTGGTGACTTCCAGCGGACCGTCGCCCGTCCGCGGCTTCATCGCCGCCATGTTGTCTCCCCTCAGACCTACACCAGGGTCGGTGGGTTGCCCCACAGCCACTTCGCCATGACCACCCGCAACGTGCGCGGGAGGTGTCGACCAACGATTTTCCCTGATGAACACCGCCGGACCCAAACCGAAGCAGCATTGATGTAACAGCATCTAGCTTATCGCGAGATGGCCTGTCACAATGTG from Micromonospora craniellae encodes the following:
- a CDS encoding leucyl aminopeptidase family protein is translated as MLAIRLTAEPDRLDILALPVRSGAGDDTPAEPVPTGATLPTGIADEAAALVPLARVTGRPGQVHTQVRPGGTPARLLLLGVGEADEAAWRAAGAGLVRAARDETHVTVVLPAEAGPDAVRGLVEGLLLGSYRFRLGDDPDAPVLTEVDLAVSDPEAHAQAVAAARTTADMTRLARDLTNTPSSIKNPEWFAAQVTEAAADLPGLALRVREPEQLAAEGFGGILAVGGGSASSPRLVELDWHPADARTHVVLVGKGITFDTGGISIKPVPAMKLMRKDMAGAAAVVAATLGAAALRLPVRITTLAPLAENMVSGSAFRPGDIVRHYGGLTSETTNSDAEGRLVLADALAYAVQELKPDLLIDLATLTGANAVALGTRTGALYSDNDQLAGDLLDAMAVAGESAWRMPLAADYVEHLGSDLADLHSASTQGPGSVLAALYLREFTGELRRQWLHIDMSAPSWCERDDAELTRGATGWGVRGLLRWLATLS
- a CDS encoding DUF3117 domain-containing protein, whose translation is MAAMKPRTGDGPLEVTKEGRGIVMRVPLEGGGRLVVEMTPDEATALGDALKAAAG